A portion of the Oncorhynchus gorbuscha isolate QuinsamMale2020 ecotype Even-year linkage group LG19, OgorEven_v1.0, whole genome shotgun sequence genome contains these proteins:
- the LOC124006509 gene encoding melanocortin-2 receptor accessory protein-like: MRMINSTNSSQDSWRYEWEYYYDYLDPIPVDESKLKYNKYLIVIVFWISLAAFVGSLFVILTFMSRSVSLPKAHSSKTAKTSWRNPRSNSA; this comes from the exons ATGAGAATGATAAACTCCACTAACTCTTCACAGGATTCATGGAGATACGAGTGGGAATATTACTACGATTACCTAGACCCAATACCAGTGGACGAGAgcaaactgaaatataacaagt ACTTGATAGTGATCGTATTCTGGATCAGTCTGGCTGCTTTTGTGGGATCCCTGTTTGTCATTTTGACTTTCATGTCCCGTTCAGTCAGTCTACCCAA AGCTCATAGTTCCAAAACGGCCAAGACATCATGGAGGAACCCTAGATCAAATTCTGCTTGA